TACAACAGTGTTCTGCTGAACCTCTACCGCACAGGCCAGGACAGTATGGGCTGGCACGCCGACAATGAACGGGAGCTGGGGCAGGAGCCAAGTATCGCCAGCCTGAGTTTTGGCGGGGAGCGGCGCTTTGCCCTGAAACATCGCAGCCGGAAAGATGTTGATGCTTTGCGTATCACCTTAAACCACGGGAGTTTACTGCTCATGCAGGGGCCAACGCAGCATCACTGGCTGCACCACATCCCTAAAACCAGCAAGCCCGTACAACCACGCATCAACCTCACCTTTCGGTACGTGCATGGCTAAGCGGCTTGCCAAAGCGCTCCGGAAACCGTTACTTTACGCCAATTAGAGGCTCTGGCCCCGGATATACTATGACCGAAAGAAAGAACATCGCCATCATGGGAGCTGGTTTGGTCGGCTCGTTGCTGTCTTTGTACCTGGCCAAACACGGCCACAAAGTAGACCTCTACGAGCGCCGCGCCGACCTGCGCGTCAGCACCATCGACGGCGGCCGTTCCATCAACCTGGCCCTCAGCGACCGGGGTTGGCGCGCCTTGAAGGGCCTCGGCATAGAGGAGGAAGTACGGAAGGTAGCCATCCCCATGTATGGCCGCATGATGCACGACGAGCAGGGGAACCTCACGCACCAGCCTTACGGCAAGGAAGGGCAGGCCATTTACTCCGTTTCCCGGGGCGGCCTGAACATGGCTTTGATGAACCTGTCGGAGCCCAACCAGGATATCACCTACCACTTTAACCGCCAGGCCACGGACGTAAACCTGCGCACGAACGAAGTGCAGCTGCGCAACGTGGAAACAGGCAACACAGAAACCATACAACCGGACCTGCTATTCGGTGCCGACGGTGCCTACTCTGTTGTGCGCGGTGCCATGCAGAAAGCCGAGCGCTTCGACTACCAGCAGAGCTACCTGGAGTACGGCTACAAAGAACTGACCATCCCGGCCACGGCCGACGGTGGATGGGCCATCGAGAAAAACGCGCTGCACATCTGGCCGCGCGGCAACTACATGATGATCGCGCTGCCCAACCCGGACGGCAGCTTTACCTGCACCCTTTTCTTTCCCTATGATGGGGAGCACTCTTTTGCCGCCATCCAAGACAAAAACGACTTGCTGGCTTTTTTCAACAAAGTTTTCCCGGATGCCGTGCCCCTGATGCCGGAACTGGCGCAGGAGTATTTCGAGAACCCGGTGGGAGCTTTGGTGACGGTAAAATGCTTTCCGTGGAGCTACAAAGGAACCTCGCTGCTGATAGGCGATGCCAGCCATGCAGTGGTGCCGTTCTATGGGCAGGGCATGAATGCTGGTTTCGAGGATATTACGGTGCTGGACCAGATGCTACAGCAGTTTGAGGGGGATGATTGGGAGGCGTTGTTCAAAGCCTTCGAACGCCGCCGTAAGCCAAACGCCGATGCCATCGCCGACCTGGCCGTGCTGAACTTTGAGGAAATGCGCGACAAAGTAGCCGACCCGCGTTTCCTGCTGCGCAAAAAAATCGAGAACAAGATCAGCGCGCAATATCCTGATAAATGGATTCCGCTCTACACCATGGTTACCTTCACAGACCTACCGTATTCCTACGCGCTGGAGACCGGCCAGAAACAGGACAAGATCATGAAGAAGGTGATGCGGCACATCAAAAGCTTAGAGGATTATGACAAGCCGGAGGTGCAGCAGCTGTTGGAGAAGCAGCTGGTGCAGAAGGAGAAGCTGACGCCGTTTCGGGGTTGATCCAACCACCCCTGCCCCCCCCTCTGGCGCGAGTTTCCAACTCGTGTCTTACAATGATATCGGGTTTGCAACTCGACTGGCTTGAAAAGCCATACTTGCTAGGCGGTTGCTATACTTGTGTCAGCCATACTTGCAAAGTGGTTATGCTTGTCACACTTCCTGGCGCAAGCGTCCGCTTGTGCCTCTAACTGCCTCGGCTTTCCGCACTTCAACCAAGCTATCTTTTCTAGCTAGTGTCTATCCTCCAGCTCCCAAATACCTATTGTTTCACCTTTGGCTTTGGAGCGCTCACGGCCGCGAGGCCCCGTCCTCGGGCATCGCGCTGTGTATTGAAGCTGCTCCTCGCTCCGCTACGGGCTGCCCCTGCAGGGCACCGCATCACTACAAGGCGCTCAACCCAAGGACTGGAAACGGTTTCAGTAGCCGCTGCTGACGGAGCTTCAGCCAATCTCCCTCCCCTGTTTTTAGGGGAGGATTGGGGAGGAGTAAATTCCCCTCCTTGGACAAGGAGGGGCAGGGGTGGTTGGATTAAAGCATGCAATAAGGTAAAACTCCAGCTATGCAACCTCAAACACTCCCCCTCCTGTGAAATCCTTCCCTAAACTACCTGTCCAGCCACTCCTTAAACAGCTGCACTTTTTCCCGGCTCACCACTACCTCACCGGCAGGCGAGTTATGGCGCAGCTCCAGTTTCAGGCGGCTGTTAGACCAGGCGACAATGTCTTTGACGGCTTTCAGACTAATCAGGAAGCCACGATTCACGCGGAAGAACAGCTGCGGGTCTGTTAGCTGCTCCAGTTGTTCCATGGTATAATCGAT
Above is a window of Pontibacter akesuensis DNA encoding:
- a CDS encoding alpha-ketoglutarate-dependent dioxygenase AlkB family protein, giving the protein MNDTGRKLKPVPLPDAEVYFSAHFFNPEQSDVYLQELLQQVNWQQESIKLFGKLQPMPRLTAWYGDKGYTYSGLENKPQPWLPVLQELREQVEQASRQQYNSVLLNLYRTGQDSMGWHADNERELGQEPSIASLSFGGERRFALKHRSRKDVDALRITLNHGSLLLMQGPTQHHWLHHIPKTSKPVQPRINLTFRYVHG
- a CDS encoding FAD-dependent oxidoreductase, which translates into the protein MTERKNIAIMGAGLVGSLLSLYLAKHGHKVDLYERRADLRVSTIDGGRSINLALSDRGWRALKGLGIEEEVRKVAIPMYGRMMHDEQGNLTHQPYGKEGQAIYSVSRGGLNMALMNLSEPNQDITYHFNRQATDVNLRTNEVQLRNVETGNTETIQPDLLFGADGAYSVVRGAMQKAERFDYQQSYLEYGYKELTIPATADGGWAIEKNALHIWPRGNYMMIALPNPDGSFTCTLFFPYDGEHSFAAIQDKNDLLAFFNKVFPDAVPLMPELAQEYFENPVGALVTVKCFPWSYKGTSLLIGDASHAVVPFYGQGMNAGFEDITVLDQMLQQFEGDDWEALFKAFERRRKPNADAIADLAVLNFEEMRDKVADPRFLLRKKIENKISAQYPDKWIPLYTMVTFTDLPYSYALETGQKQDKIMKKVMRHIKSLEDYDKPEVQQLLEKQLVQKEKLTPFRG